The following coding sequences lie in one Mucilaginibacter sp. KACC 22773 genomic window:
- a CDS encoding GNAT family N-acetyltransferase: MTIQDFDIQVATAQHVDYATMICDEMAESAKARGTGIAQRSPEYVANKMLEGKAVIALHKDGTWAGFCYIETWSHGDFVANSGLIVNPNFRKVGLAKAIKHAIFQLSRKKYPEAKIFGLTTGLAVMKINSEIGYEPVTYSELTQDENFWAGCKSCVNYDILMSKGRKNCMCTAMLFDPAEKMKQDEEKMKRITHKATLLERIENAIKKRIGHE; the protein is encoded by the coding sequence ATGACCATACAAGATTTTGATATTCAGGTTGCTACAGCTCAGCATGTAGATTATGCCACAATGATTTGCGATGAAATGGCCGAATCGGCCAAGGCACGCGGAACGGGTATTGCGCAACGGTCGCCAGAATATGTTGCCAACAAAATGCTGGAAGGCAAAGCAGTTATCGCCTTGCATAAAGACGGTACCTGGGCCGGCTTCTGCTACATTGAAACCTGGAGCCATGGCGATTTTGTTGCCAACTCGGGCCTTATCGTCAACCCAAACTTCCGTAAAGTGGGTTTGGCAAAGGCAATTAAACATGCCATTTTCCAGCTTTCGCGTAAAAAGTATCCGGAAGCCAAGATATTCGGACTTACCACCGGCCTGGCGGTAATGAAGATAAACTCAGAAATTGGATACGAACCAGTAACCTACTCTGAGCTTACGCAGGACGAAAACTTTTGGGCAGGCTGCAAAAGCTGCGTTAATTACGACATCCTGATGAGCAAAGGCCGCAAAAACTGCATGTGCACCGCCATGCTGTTCGATCCCGCCGAAAAAATGAAGCAGGACGAAGAAAAAATGAAACGCATTACGCATAAGGCCACATTATTGGAGAGGATAGAAAATGCGATTAAGAAACGAATTGGTCATGAATAG
- a CDS encoding CHC2 zinc finger domain-containing protein, which translates to MSESISTPVQPNLVEIVSKYILLEVSRKALKGKCPFHKDQATSLMVYEEKNMFQCFGCGKGGGPIEFVMAIENKSREDAIGIIAQAK; encoded by the coding sequence ATGTCAGAATCTATCTCCACCCCTGTCCAACCCAACCTCGTAGAAATCGTCTCCAAATACATCCTGCTCGAAGTAAGCCGAAAAGCGCTTAAAGGTAAGTGCCCCTTCCACAAAGATCAGGCTACGTCATTAATGGTTTACGAAGAAAAAAATATGTTTCAATGTTTCGGCTGTGGCAAAGGCGGCGGCCCGATAGAATTTGTGATGGCAATTGAAAATAAATCGCGCGAAGACGCAATCGGGATTATCGCCCAGGCAAAATAA